The Gambusia affinis linkage group LG11, SWU_Gaff_1.0, whole genome shotgun sequence genome contains a region encoding:
- the kpna3 gene encoding importin subunit alpha-4, which produces MADNAGLENHRIKSFKNKGRDVETMRRHRNEVTVELRKNKRDEHLLKKRNVPQEESLEDSDVDSDFKGQNVTLDAILQNATSDNAVIQLSAVQAARKLLSSDRNPPIDDLIKSGILPILVKCLERDDNPSLQFEAAWALTNIASGTSAQTQAVVKSNAVPLFLRLLHSPHQNVCEQAVWALGNIIGDGPQCRDYVISLGVVKPLLSFINPSIPITFLRNVTWVIVNLCRNKDPPPPMETVQEILPALCVLIYHTDINILVDTVWALSYLTDGGNEQIQMVIDSGVVPFLVPLLSHQEVKVQTAALRAVGNIVTGTDEQTQVVLNCDVLSHFPNLLTHPKEKINKEAVWFLSNITAGNQQQVQAVIEAGLIPMIIHQLAKGDFGTQKEAAWAISNLTISGRKDQVEFLVEQNVIPPFCNLLSVKDSQVVQVVLDGLKNILIMAGDEASTIAEIIEECGGLEKIENLQQHENEDIYKLAFEIIDQYFSGDDIDEDPSLIPETTQGGTFNFDPSSNMQTKEFNF; this is translated from the exons ATGGCAGACAACGCCGGCTTGGAAAACCACCGCATcaagagctttaaaaacaagGGGCGCGATGTCGAG ACTATGAGAAGACATCGAAATGAGGTGACGGTTGAGTTGAGAAAG AATAAACGAGACGAACATTTACTGAAGAAGAGAAATGTCCCACAGGAGGAGAGTCTGGAGGACTCTGATGTGGATTCAGACTTTAAAGGG caaaatgttaCACTTGATGCAATCTTACAG AACGCAACCAGTGACAATGCTGTTATACAGCTCAGTGCAGTGCAAGCAGCCAG AAAACTTCTCTCCAGTGACAGAAACCCTCCTATTGATGACTTGATAAAGTCTGGGATCCTGCCCATTTTAGTCAAATGCCTGGAAAGGGATGACAA TCCTTCACTTCAGTTCGAGGCAGCTTGGGCTCTGACCAACATCGCCTCTGGGACGTCAGCACAGACTCAGGCTGTGGTTAAATCAA ACGCAGTGCCCCTGTTCCTGCGGCTGCTACACTCTCCTCACCAGAACGTCTGTGAACAGGCCGTATGGGCTTTAGGAAACATCATAG GCGATGGTCCACAGTGCAGGGATTATGTCATCTCCCTGGGCGTAGTGAAGCCTCTGCTTTCTTTCATCAACCCATCTATCCCCATCACCTTCCTCCGCAATGTCACCTGGGTCATCGTTAACCTCTGCCGCAACAAGGATCCGCCTCCGCCCATGGAGACGGTGCAAGAG ATTTTGCCTGCTCTCTGTGTGCTAATATATCACACTGATATAAAT ATACTCGTAGACACAGTGTGGGCTCTGTCCTATCTGACGGACGGAGGAAACGAACAAATCCAGATGGTCATTGATTCTGGAGTTGTTCCATTTCTTGTGCCTCTCCTCAGCCATCAGGAGGTGAAAGTTCAG actgcagctctgagggCAGTTGGAAACATTGTGACAGGAACAGACGAACAGACGCAGGTGGTTCTTAACTGCGACGTTCTCTCACACTTCCCCAATCTGCTCACCCATCCTAAAGAAAAGATTAACAAG GAAGCTGTGTGGTTCTTGTCCAACATCACAGCTGGGAACCAGCAGCAGGTCCAGGCAGTTATCGAGGCCGGGCTAATTCCTATGATCATCCACCAACTGGCCAAG GGCGACTTTGGCACTCAGAAGGAAGCAGCATGGGCTATCAGCAACCTCACCATCAGTGGGAGGAAAGACCAG GTGGAGTTCTTAGTGGAGCAGAATGTCATCCCTCCCTTCTGTAACCTGCTGTCAGTGAAGGACTCTCAGGTGGTGCAGGTTGTCCTGGACGGCCTCAAGAACATCCTCATCATGGCTGGAGACGAAGCCAGCACCATTGCTGAAATCATAGAGGAGTGTGGAG GTttggagaaaatagaaaacttgCAGCAGCATGAGAATGAAGATATCTACAAATTAGCCTTTGAGATCATTGATCAGTACTTTTCAGGGGACGAT ATTGATGAAGACCCTAGCTTGATCCCTGAAACCACTCAAGGAGGAACCTTCAACTTTGACCCTTCATCCAACATGCAAACAAAGGAGTTCAATTTCTAA
- the LOC122839281 gene encoding RCC1 and BTB domain-containing protein 1-like isoform X1, whose protein sequence is MVDVTKWPIFSLMAPEELPSIRKACVFGSSANEAIYVTNDDEVFVFGLNCSNCLGTGDSQSTIVPKKLDFLSGKKVVSLSYGSGPHILLATDDGELFAWGHNGYSQLGNGTTNQGVAPVVVSANLINKKVTEVACGSHHSMVLTNSGEVYAWGYNNCGQVGSGSTANQPTPRRVSSCLQNKLAISIVCGQTSSLALVNNGEVYGWGYNGNGQLGLGNNGNQLSPCRLIGLQGVCVQQIVSGYAHSLALTDEGLLYAWGANTYGQLGTGNKSNQLSPLQILTEKERVVEVAACHSTHTSAAKTQSGHVYMWGQCRGQSIVLPHLTHFSCTDDVFACFATPSVMWRPLSMEHDDFLTVAQALKKEFDNPETADLKFCVGGKYIYVHKAVLKISRCPPSLPSRCEHFRSMFQSHWNEDMKEVIEIDQFSYAVYRAFLQFLYTDNVELSPEDAIGLLDLATSYCENRLKRLCQHIIKRGITVENAFSLLSAAVRYDAEDLEEFCFKFCVNHLTEVTQTAAFWQIDGNLLKDFICRASLCGAFRN, encoded by the exons ATGGTGGATGTAACCAAATGGCCCATTTTCAGCCTTATGGCGCCGGAGGAGCTCCCATCAATAAGGAAGGCCTGCGTGTTTGGCTCATCTGCTAATGAGGCCATCTACGTCACCAATGACGATGAG GTCTTTGTGTTTGGGCTGAACTGCAGCAACTGCTTGGGGACGGGAGACAGCCAGAGCACCATCGTCCCCAAGAAGCTGGACTTCCTGAGCGGCAAGAAGGTGGTGAGCCTGAGCTACGGCAGCGGGCCCCACATCCTGCTGGCTACAGACG ACGGAGAGCTCTTTGCGTGGGGACACAACGGCTACAGCCAGCTTGGAAACGGGACGACCAATCAGGGAGTCGCTCCGGTGGTCGTATCTGCCAACCTGATCAACAAGAAGGTCACGGAGGTGGCTTGTGGCTCCCACCACTCCATGGTTCTGACTAACTCGGGAGAA GTGTACGCGTGGGGCTACAACAACTGTGGCCAGGTGGGCTCCGGCTCCACGGCGAACCAGCCCACGCCTCGCAGGGTTTCCAGCTGCCTGCAGAACAAGCTGGCCATCAGCATCGTCTGTGGTCAGACCTCGTCCCTGGCCTTGGTGAACAACGGAGAG GTGTACGGGTGGGGCTACAACGGGAATGGGCAACTCGGTCTTGGGAATAACGGGAACCAGCTGTCTCCCTGTCGACTCATAGGTCtgcaaggtgtgtgtgtgcaacag ATCGTCTCCGGCTACGCCCACTCCCTGGCGCTAACAGACGAGGGTCTGCTCTACGCTTGGGGTGCAAACACGTATGGACAGCTGGGCACAGGCAACAAGAGCAACCAGCTGAGCCCGCTTCAAATCCTGACGGAGAAGGAGAG GGTCGTGGAGGTCGCCGCCTGCCACTCCACCCACACGTCGGCCGCCAAGACCCAGAGCGGTCACGTGTACATGTGGGGCCAGTGCCGCGGCCAGTCCATCGTACTGCCTCACCTCACACACTTCTCTTGCACGGACGACGTCTTTGCGTGCTTCGCCACGCCCTCCGTAATGTGGCGGCCTCTCTCCATGG AGCACGATGACTTCTTAACTGTGGCTCAGGCTCTTAAGAAGGAGTTCGATAACCCAGAGACCGCTGACCTTAAGTTCTGCGTTGGTGGCAAGTACATCTACGTGCACAAAGCGGTCCTCAAAATTAG CCGCTGTCCTCCGTCTCTGCCGTCCAGGTGCGAACACTTCCGATCGATGTTCCAGTCGCACTGGAACGAGGACATGAAGGAGGTGATTGAGATAGACCAGTTCTCCTACGCCGTCTATCGCGCCTTCCTCCAGTTCCTCTACACGGACAACGTGGAGCTCTCTCCTGAAGACGCCATcg GGCTGCTGGATCTGGCCACGTCTTACTGCGAGAACCGACTCAAACGTCTGTGTCAGCACATCATCAAGAGGGGGATCACGGTGGAGAACGCCTTCTCTCTGCTGTCTGCCGCTGTGCGCTACGATGCAGAG GACCTGGAAGAGTTCTGCTTCAAGTTCTGCGTGAACCACCTGACTGAGGTGACCCAGACGGCTGCTTTCTGGCAGATCGACGGCAATCTGCTTAAAGACTTTATCTGTCGAGCGAGTCTCTGTGGAGCCTTCAGAAACTAA
- the LOC122839281 gene encoding RCC1 and BTB domain-containing protein 1-like isoform X2, producing the protein MVDVTKWPIFSLMAPEELPSIRKACVFGSSANEAIYVTNDDEVFVFGLNCSNCLGTGDSQSTIVPKKLDFLSGKKVVSLSYGSGPHILLATDDGELFAWGHNGYSQLGNGTTNQGVAPVVVSANLINKKVTEVACGSHHSMVLTNSGEVYAWGYNNCGQVGSGSTANQPTPRRVSSCLQNKLAISIVCGQTSSLALVNNGEVYGWGYNGNGQLGLGNNGNQLSPCRLIGLQGVCVQQIVSGYAHSLALTDEGLLYAWGANTYGQLGTGNKSNQLSPLQILTEKERVVEVAACHSTHTSAAKTQSGHVYMWGQCRGQSIVLPHLTHFSCTDDVFACFATPSVMWRPLSMEHDDFLTVAQALKKEFDNPETADLKFCVGGKYIYVHKAVLKIRCEHFRSMFQSHWNEDMKEVIEIDQFSYAVYRAFLQFLYTDNVELSPEDAIGLLDLATSYCENRLKRLCQHIIKRGITVENAFSLLSAAVRYDAEDLEEFCFKFCVNHLTEVTQTAAFWQIDGNLLKDFICRASLCGAFRN; encoded by the exons ATGGTGGATGTAACCAAATGGCCCATTTTCAGCCTTATGGCGCCGGAGGAGCTCCCATCAATAAGGAAGGCCTGCGTGTTTGGCTCATCTGCTAATGAGGCCATCTACGTCACCAATGACGATGAG GTCTTTGTGTTTGGGCTGAACTGCAGCAACTGCTTGGGGACGGGAGACAGCCAGAGCACCATCGTCCCCAAGAAGCTGGACTTCCTGAGCGGCAAGAAGGTGGTGAGCCTGAGCTACGGCAGCGGGCCCCACATCCTGCTGGCTACAGACG ACGGAGAGCTCTTTGCGTGGGGACACAACGGCTACAGCCAGCTTGGAAACGGGACGACCAATCAGGGAGTCGCTCCGGTGGTCGTATCTGCCAACCTGATCAACAAGAAGGTCACGGAGGTGGCTTGTGGCTCCCACCACTCCATGGTTCTGACTAACTCGGGAGAA GTGTACGCGTGGGGCTACAACAACTGTGGCCAGGTGGGCTCCGGCTCCACGGCGAACCAGCCCACGCCTCGCAGGGTTTCCAGCTGCCTGCAGAACAAGCTGGCCATCAGCATCGTCTGTGGTCAGACCTCGTCCCTGGCCTTGGTGAACAACGGAGAG GTGTACGGGTGGGGCTACAACGGGAATGGGCAACTCGGTCTTGGGAATAACGGGAACCAGCTGTCTCCCTGTCGACTCATAGGTCtgcaaggtgtgtgtgtgcaacag ATCGTCTCCGGCTACGCCCACTCCCTGGCGCTAACAGACGAGGGTCTGCTCTACGCTTGGGGTGCAAACACGTATGGACAGCTGGGCACAGGCAACAAGAGCAACCAGCTGAGCCCGCTTCAAATCCTGACGGAGAAGGAGAG GGTCGTGGAGGTCGCCGCCTGCCACTCCACCCACACGTCGGCCGCCAAGACCCAGAGCGGTCACGTGTACATGTGGGGCCAGTGCCGCGGCCAGTCCATCGTACTGCCTCACCTCACACACTTCTCTTGCACGGACGACGTCTTTGCGTGCTTCGCCACGCCCTCCGTAATGTGGCGGCCTCTCTCCATGG AGCACGATGACTTCTTAACTGTGGCTCAGGCTCTTAAGAAGGAGTTCGATAACCCAGAGACCGCTGACCTTAAGTTCTGCGTTGGTGGCAAGTACATCTACGTGCACAAAGCGGTCCTCAAAATTAG GTGCGAACACTTCCGATCGATGTTCCAGTCGCACTGGAACGAGGACATGAAGGAGGTGATTGAGATAGACCAGTTCTCCTACGCCGTCTATCGCGCCTTCCTCCAGTTCCTCTACACGGACAACGTGGAGCTCTCTCCTGAAGACGCCATcg GGCTGCTGGATCTGGCCACGTCTTACTGCGAGAACCGACTCAAACGTCTGTGTCAGCACATCATCAAGAGGGGGATCACGGTGGAGAACGCCTTCTCTCTGCTGTCTGCCGCTGTGCGCTACGATGCAGAG GACCTGGAAGAGTTCTGCTTCAAGTTCTGCGTGAACCACCTGACTGAGGTGACCCAGACGGCTGCTTTCTGGCAGATCGACGGCAATCTGCTTAAAGACTTTATCTGTCGAGCGAGTCTCTGTGGAGCCTTCAGAAACTAA